Proteins encoded by one window of Carassius carassius chromosome 30, fCarCar2.1, whole genome shotgun sequence:
- the LOC132110361 gene encoding kinesin light chain 1-like isoform X9, with translation MRTDTSTVDILELKGRRANPDKSDDSRTLVCWIMSTMLSPRDEKLEKLSQEEIISNTKLVIQGLEALKNEHNSILHSLLETIKCLKKDEEASVVHEKSSLLRRSVEMIELGLGEAQVMMALSNHLNAVESEKQKLRAQVRRLCQENQWLRDELANTQQKLQKSKQSVAQLEEEKKHLEFMNQLKKYDEDVSPSEEKNGEPPKDSLDDLFPNDEEEHTQGMQHQHNSAAVAAAQQGGYEIPARLRTLHNLVIQYASQGRYEVAVPLCKQALEDLEKTSGHDHPDVATMLNILALVYRDQNKYKEAAHLLNDALSIREKTLGKDHPAVAATLNNLAVLYGKRGKYKEAEPLCKRALEIREKVLGKDHPDVAKQLNNLALLCQNQGKYEEVEYYYCRALEIYEHRLGPDDPNVAKTKNNLASCFLKQGKYKEAEVLYKEILTRAHEKEFGSVDAENKPIWMHAEEREEMSKGKHRDNTPYGEYGGWYKACKVNSPTVNTTLRNLGALYRRQGKMEAAETLEECATRSRKQGLDVAHQTRVVELLKEDESAERRRSRDRDRDRDSVKYESSSEGADEA, from the exons GACGCTGGTCTGCTGGATCATGTCCACGATGCTGTCTCCTCGTGATGAGAAGCTGGAGAAGCTGTCGCAGGAGGAGATCATCTCCAACACCAAGCTGGTGATCCAGGGTCTGGAGGCGCTGAAGAACGAGCACAACTCCATCCTGCACAGCCTCCTGGAGACCATCAAGTGCCTGAAGAAGGACGAGGAGGCCAGCGTGGTTCACGAGAAGTCCAGTCTGCTCAGGAGATCTGTGGAGATGATCGAGCTGGGGCTGGGCGAAGCTCAG gtgatgATGGCTCTGTCCAATCATCTGAACGCGGTGGAGTCGGAGAAGCAGAAGCTGCGTGCTCAGGTGAGGCGTCTCTGTCAGGAGAACCAGTGGCTGCGAGACGAGCTGGCAAACACACAGCAGAAGCTGCAGAAGAGCAAGCAGAGCGTGGCACAGCTGGAGGAGGAGAAGAAACACCTGGAATTCATGAACCAGCTCAAGAAGTACGACGAGGACGTGTCTCCTTCG GAGGAGAAAAACGGTGAGCCGCCCAAGGACTCTCTGGATGATCTTTTTCCTAACGATGAGGAGGAACACACTCAAGGAA TGCAGCACCAGCACAACAGTGCGGCGGTGGCGGCGGCGCAGCAGGGCGGCTACGAGATCCCGGCGCGGCTGCGGACGCTTCATAACCTGGTGATCCAGTACGCGTCTCAGGGCCGCTACGAGGTGGCCGTGCCGCTCTGCAAACAGGCTCTGGAGGATCTGGAGAAAACATCTGGACACGACCACCCCGACGTGGCCACCATGCTCAACATCCTGGCACTCGTGTACAG ggatCAGAATAAATATAAAGAGGCGGCTCACCTGCTGAACGACGCTCTCTCCATCAGAGAGAAAACTCTGGGCAAAGACCATCCTGCT GTTGCAGCCACTCTCAATAATCTGGCAGTGCTGTACGGGAAGAGAGGCAAGTATAAGGAGGCCGAGCCGCTGTGTAAACGAGCGCTGGAGATCCGAGAGAAG gtgctGGGGAAGGATCATCCTGACGTGGCGAAGCAGCTGAATAACCTGGCCCTGTTGTGTCAGAATCAGGGGAAGTATGAGGAGGTGGAGTATTATTACTGCAGAGCGCTGGAGATCTACGAGCATCGGCTCGGCCCGGACGACCCCAACGTGGCCAAAACCAAGAACAAcctg GCCTCCTGCTTCCTCAAACAAGGCAAATACAAAGAAGCCGAGGTCCTGTACAAAGAGATTCTGACCCGCGCTCACGAGAAGGAGTTCGGATCGGTGGATG CCGAAAACAAGCCCATCTGGATGCACgcggaggagagagaggagatgagcaag GGGAAGCACAGAGACAACACACCATACGGAGAATACGGAGGCTGGTACAAAGCCTGTAAAGTcaacag ccCGACGGTCAACACCACGCTGAGGAACCTGGGAGCTCTGTACCGCAGACAGGGCAAGATGGAGGCAGCAGAGACACTGGAGGAGTGTGCCACCAGATCACGCAAAcag GGTCTGGATGTGGCCCATCAGACGCGTGTGGTGGAGCTCCTGAAGGAGGACGAGAGCGCTGAGCGCCGGCGcagcagagacagagacagagacagagacagcgtGAAGTACGAGAGCAGCTCTGAGGGAGCAGATGAA